From a single bacterium genomic region:
- the fabD gene encoding ACP S-malonyltransferase: MSKVAFVFPGQGSQYVGMGKDLCDQFPIARVMYEKANDILGLDLAKISFEGPEDSLRQTQITQPAIFVHSLVVLEILREKYGEDKVIFNMTAGHSLGEYSALVAAGVMQFEDALKVVRVRAEAMQRAGEQNKGTMAAVIGMDAEPLGKICCEAYTTGIVQCANFNSPGQIVISGSVAGVQKAMVMAKEQGARMVKELVVSGAFHSPLMESARTEVDAKLNTVSLKDARVPVYANVTAKATTSKDEVKKLLVEQITAPVKWHETIVNMISDGATSFFEIGPGNVLQGLIKRIDKSIACECIGKVTDLDKVTS, encoded by the coding sequence ATGAGTAAAGTTGCATTTGTATTTCCGGGACAAGGTTCACAATACGTTGGCATGGGGAAAGATCTGTGCGATCAATTTCCGATAGCCAGAGTAATGTATGAGAAGGCTAATGATATTCTGGGATTAGATTTAGCGAAAATTTCGTTTGAAGGCCCGGAAGATTCGCTGCGACAAACGCAGATAACTCAGCCGGCGATATTCGTACACAGTCTTGTAGTATTGGAAATTCTCAGAGAAAAGTATGGGGAGGACAAAGTTATTTTTAATATGACGGCCGGACATAGTTTGGGCGAATATTCGGCGTTGGTTGCGGCCGGCGTAATGCAATTTGAAGATGCGTTGAAGGTTGTGCGTGTTCGCGCAGAGGCGATGCAACGCGCAGGAGAGCAGAACAAAGGCACGATGGCCGCCGTGATCGGGATGGATGCGGAACCGCTTGGCAAGATCTGCTGCGAAGCCTACACAACAGGTATTGTGCAGTGCGCTAATTTTAATTCACCCGGCCAGATCGTGATTTCAGGATCGGTCGCCGGAGTTCAGAAGGCAATGGTTATGGCCAAAGAGCAAGGCGCCAGAATGGTTAAAGAACTCGTTGTAAGCGGGGCGTTTCATTCTCCGCTTATGGAAAGCGCACGAACGGAAGTCGATGCAAAATTAAACACCGTATCGCTTAAAGACGCCCGTGTTCCTGTCTATGCCAATGTTACCGCAAAGGCAACTACCTCAAAAGACGAAGTTAAGAAATTACTCGTGGAGCAAATCACGGCGCCAGTCAAGTGGCACGAAACGATTGTAAATATGATTTCGGACGGCGCTACGTCTTTTTTCGAAATCGGCCCCGGAAATGTTTTGCAAGGCTTGATCAAAAGAATTGATAAAAGCATAGCATGTGAATGTATCGGAAAAGTTACCGACTTGGATAAAGTTACTAGTTAG
- a CDS encoding ketoacyl-ACP synthase III → MSLGKKNRAKISGVAHWVPEKILSNKELEKMVDTTDEWITSRTGIKERHILEAGKASSDMAAEACKILFEKTGTDPDDIDVIVFGTVTPDMLFPASACLLQAKLGMSKAWGFDVSAACCGFAYSLVIGAQFIESGSAKKVLVVGSDKMSSIVDYTDRNTCILFGDAAGVVLLEKSEDEKLGILDYYNTVDGNGAQYLNMPGGGSLNPPTHETVDKKMHTIYQDGKNVYQYAVKGMSEASALIVERNGLSGKDVGLFVPHQANKRIIDSAAQRMGLKDDQVIINIEKYGNTTAATIPMALSEAVTAGRIKKGDYVVIAAFGGGFTCSSILVKWAY, encoded by the coding sequence ATGTCATTAGGTAAAAAAAACAGAGCAAAAATTTCCGGTGTTGCGCACTGGGTTCCTGAAAAAATTCTTTCCAATAAGGAACTTGAAAAGATGGTAGATACCACCGACGAGTGGATTACATCGCGCACCGGTATTAAAGAGCGTCATATACTGGAAGCAGGAAAAGCCTCATCGGATATGGCAGCGGAGGCCTGCAAAATACTTTTTGAAAAAACGGGAACCGATCCGGACGACATCGATGTGATCGTATTCGGCACGGTAACGCCCGATATGTTGTTCCCAGCATCGGCATGTTTACTGCAGGCAAAGCTGGGTATGTCCAAAGCATGGGGTTTTGATGTATCGGCGGCGTGCTGCGGTTTTGCATATTCATTAGTTATCGGCGCGCAATTTATCGAGTCGGGGTCGGCGAAAAAAGTATTGGTTGTCGGTTCTGATAAAATGAGTTCGATTGTTGATTATACGGACCGCAACACATGTATTCTTTTCGGAGATGCCGCGGGCGTTGTTCTATTGGAAAAATCGGAAGATGAGAAATTGGGCATTCTGGATTATTATAATACCGTTGACGGCAATGGGGCGCAATATCTAAATATGCCGGGCGGAGGCAGTTTGAATCCTCCGACGCATGAAACTGTTGATAAAAAAATGCATACCATCTACCAGGATGGAAAAAACGTGTACCAGTACGCCGTCAAAGGCATGTCGGAAGCATCCGCGTTGATTGTGGAGCGCAACGGTTTGTCGGGAAAAGATGTCGGCTTATTTGTTCCGCATCAGGCGAATAAGCGCATTATCGATTCCGCAGCGCAGCGCATGGGACTAAAGGACGATCAGGTTATTATCAATATTGAAAAATACGGCAACACGACTGCGGCAACGATTCCCATGGCCTTATCGGAAGCGGTGACTGCCGGTCGGATAAAGAAAGGCGATTACGTCGTGATAGCTGCATTTGGCGGTGGATTTACCTGCAGCAGTATTTTAGTGAAATGGGCATATTAA
- the plsX gene encoding phosphate acyltransferase PlsX yields the protein MKIIVDGMGGDEAPLHIVDGAVLAAKEFQDKNEPHQIVLTGPKEKILRRVHHCHGDALLGKYLEIVHTDEWIEMHESPVSALTKKTKSSMHLGMEMVKRGEADAFVSMGNTGAVMAVALMRLGRIEGVARPTIGAFFPSMNGRTLILDIGTNVDCKPNHLLQFALMGSVYVHAMYNIENPKVGLLSIGEEENKGDDLTVKSNELFREKKLFDFAGNVEGRDILNGTADVVICDGFVGNVVLKFGESVAGFLKSRFRSVAQKNFKYKLMMLLAKPALVGVFKDMDYQEYGGVPLLGVNGVVIIGHGSSSPKALNKAIHVAKEMVEKKINEVIREKIILS from the coding sequence ATGAAAATCATAGTTGACGGAATGGGAGGCGACGAGGCCCCCTTACATATTGTTGACGGTGCTGTCTTGGCGGCGAAAGAATTTCAAGATAAGAATGAGCCGCATCAGATCGTTCTTACGGGTCCAAAAGAAAAGATATTGAGACGAGTTCATCATTGTCATGGCGATGCGCTGCTTGGAAAATATTTAGAGATTGTTCATACCGACGAGTGGATCGAGATGCACGAATCACCGGTATCGGCCTTGACGAAAAAAACAAAATCGTCCATGCATCTTGGGATGGAGATGGTTAAACGCGGCGAAGCGGATGCGTTTGTCAGTATGGGCAATACGGGCGCTGTAATGGCAGTGGCACTGATGAGATTAGGACGAATTGAAGGAGTGGCGCGCCCGACCATTGGCGCTTTTTTTCCATCGATGAACGGCAGAACGCTGATTCTGGATATCGGTACGAACGTGGACTGCAAACCCAACCATCTGCTTCAGTTCGCGCTTATGGGCAGCGTGTACGTCCACGCCATGTACAATATAGAAAACCCAAAAGTGGGGTTGCTCAGCATCGGCGAAGAAGAAAATAAAGGAGATGATCTTACCGTTAAGTCCAACGAATTATTCCGCGAAAAAAAATTGTTTGACTTTGCCGGCAATGTGGAAGGCCGCGATATTTTAAATGGCACAGCCGATGTGGTGATATGCGACGGGTTTGTCGGAAATGTAGTACTCAAATTCGGAGAAAGCGTTGCGGGTTTTCTAAAATCCCGTTTTCGCTCGGTCGCGCAAAAAAATTTCAAATATAAACTTATGATGTTATTAGCAAAACCTGCACTGGTTGGCGTATTTAAGGATATGGATTATCAGGAATACGGCGGGGTGCCGCTTTTGGGCGTCAACGGCGTCGTGATCATCGGCCACGGCAGTTCTTCACCCAAAGCATTGAACAAAGCCATTCACGTCGCTAAAGAAATGGTTGAAAAAAAAATCAACGAAGTTATTCGAGAAAAAATCATATTATCATAA
- a CDS encoding 50S ribosomal protein L32, with protein sequence MPNPKRRHSKQRRDKRRTHWKIDGPSVGKCSNCAQPKMHHRMCPNCGYYDGRQVVVAKEA encoded by the coding sequence ATGCCAAATCCTAAACGCAGACATTCGAAACAACGCAGAGACAAACGCCGGACGCATTGGAAAATTGACGGCCCGTCTGTCGGGAAATGTTCCAACTGCGCTCAGCCAAAAATGCACCATCGTATGTGCCCGAACTGCGGGTATTATGACGGCCGTCAGGTTGTCGTGGCTAAAGAAGCCTAA
- a CDS encoding DUF177 domain-containing protein — MKIKLEKILHLEDGEYRFHFETAAKDIGLGLTDYEGHEVFDRPVVTDVVLNKTSHLYYVKLHAASDARFLCDRCLEDARHMITGAFQVAYTDLKSNREKYDTESEVRLIEIHKANEIALDKDVCDTLLLEIPIKILCKDDCKGLCVECGANLNEALCEHAVMQMNANN, encoded by the coding sequence ATGAAGATCAAATTAGAGAAAATTCTGCATCTGGAAGACGGCGAATACCGATTTCATTTCGAAACCGCCGCAAAAGATATAGGACTCGGACTCACGGATTATGAAGGACATGAGGTATTTGATCGGCCGGTTGTAACGGATGTAGTGCTGAACAAAACCAGTCATTTATATTATGTAAAGTTACATGCCGCATCGGACGCGCGGTTTTTATGCGACCGTTGCCTCGAGGATGCGCGCCACATGATCACCGGTGCGTTTCAGGTAGCCTATACGGATTTGAAATCAAACCGTGAAAAATATGACACCGAATCGGAAGTAAGGTTGATCGAAATACATAAGGCGAACGAGATTGCGTTGGACAAAGATGTCTGTGACACGCTGTTATTGGAAATTCCGATAAAGATTTTATGTAAGGACGATTGTAAAGGATTATGTGTGGAATGTGGAGCTAATCTAAATGAAGCTTTATGCGAACACGCAGTTATGCAAATGAATGCAAACAATTGA
- the guaB gene encoding IMP dehydrogenase, giving the protein MNPEARKEDKVIGEGLTFDDVLIMPLYSEVLPNTVELQTRLTRNISLNMPLVSAAMDTVTESELAIAIAREGGIGMVHKNCPIEYQASEIDRVKRSESGMIMKPITMTPDHKLYDALELMKKYKISGIPITYADGKLAGILTNRDLRFATNYDEKVDSVMTKNNLITAKIGTTLEDAEKLLHKHRIEKLLVVDDQYILQGLITVKDIQKKKMYPNACKDSHGRLRVGAALGVTRDAMDRAAALVEAGVDVLAVDTAHGHSKGVIATVRQVKQKFPQIELIAGNIASADAAMELIKAGADAIKVGIGPGSICTTRVVAGVGVPQITAIMECAKVAHMENVPIIADGGIKQTGDVAKAIVAGADTVMIGGLFAGTEESPGESVLYEGRKYKVYRGMGSISAMRHGSRDRYFQEDEMDTNKLVPEGIEGRVPFKGKLSDVVYQMVGGLRSAMGYCGAKTIGEMKTKTKLIKMTGAGLKESHPHDVLITQEAPNYQVGS; this is encoded by the coding sequence ATGAACCCAGAAGCCCGCAAAGAAGACAAAGTGATCGGTGAAGGCCTGACCTTCGACGATGTTCTCATCATGCCTCTGTATTCCGAAGTTTTGCCCAATACAGTGGAACTCCAAACACGCCTCACGAGGAATATTTCTTTGAACATGCCTCTGGTGAGCGCCGCCATGGATACGGTAACGGAATCGGAATTGGCCATCGCGATCGCAAGGGAAGGCGGTATAGGCATGGTTCATAAAAACTGCCCGATTGAATATCAGGCCTCTGAGATAGACCGCGTGAAACGATCCGAAAGCGGCATGATCATGAAGCCGATCACTATGACGCCCGACCATAAATTGTACGACGCGCTGGAATTAATGAAAAAGTACAAGATCAGCGGAATCCCGATCACGTATGCGGACGGGAAACTGGCAGGCATTCTGACCAATCGCGATCTTCGTTTTGCCACGAATTACGATGAAAAAGTCGATTCGGTTATGACCAAGAACAACCTGATCACCGCCAAGATCGGGACGACCCTAGAAGACGCAGAGAAACTGCTGCATAAACACCGAATCGAAAAATTACTCGTGGTGGACGATCAGTATATTTTGCAGGGCCTCATCACGGTCAAAGATATTCAGAAAAAGAAAATGTATCCCAATGCATGCAAAGATTCACATGGGCGATTGCGCGTGGGCGCGGCGCTCGGCGTAACGAGAGACGCCATGGATCGCGCAGCGGCATTGGTCGAAGCCGGGGTGGACGTGCTTGCGGTGGATACTGCGCACGGCCATTCCAAAGGCGTGATTGCAACCGTTCGCCAGGTCAAACAGAAATTTCCGCAAATCGAACTGATCGCAGGAAATATCGCTTCCGCCGATGCAGCGATGGAACTTATCAAAGCAGGCGCGGACGCCATCAAAGTAGGAATAGGGCCGGGTAGCATCTGCACAACGCGCGTGGTTGCAGGCGTTGGCGTGCCGCAGATCACCGCCATCATGGAATGCGCCAAGGTCGCACATATGGAGAACGTTCCCATCATTGCCGACGGCGGGATCAAACAAACCGGCGACGTTGCCAAAGCCATCGTGGCCGGGGCGGACACCGTGATGATCGGCGGTTTATTTGCAGGAACGGAGGAAAGTCCGGGCGAGTCGGTTTTGTACGAAGGGCGTAAATATAAAGTCTACCGCGGAATGGGTTCTATTTCGGCGATGCGTCATGGTTCACGCGACCGCTATTTTCAGGAAGATGAAATGGACACGAATAAACTCGTGCCCGAAGGCATTGAAGGGCGCGTACCATTCAAAGGCAAACTCAGCGACGTCGTGTATCAAATGGTCGGAGGATTACGCTCGGCGATGGGTTATTGCGGAGCAAAAACTATCGGAGAAATGAAAACCAAAACCAAATTGATCAAAATGACCGGCGCCGGGCTTAAAGAAAGCCATCCGCATGATGTCCTAATTACACAGGAAGCACCGAATTATCAGGTGGGCAG